A genomic region of Clupea harengus unplaced genomic scaffold, Ch_v2.0.2, whole genome shotgun sequence contains the following coding sequences:
- the tspan14 gene encoding tetraspanin-14 gives MHYYRYESAEVSCCYKYLMFSYNIVFWLAGALFIGAGFWAWSEKGVLLDLTQVTRQHGFDPVWVVLVVGTVTFTLGFAGCVGALRENICLLKFFSGIIVLIFFLELAMAVLAFTFQEHVREWINDFFLQNVKAYRDDIDLQNLIDSLQRMNHCCGAKDPNDWNLNVYFNCSQGNISHQKSRESCGVPFSCCLSDPADTVVNTQCGYDVRSSGSVVSSFFTFCFV, from the exons ATGCATTACTATCGATATGAAAGTGCGGAAGTCAGCTGCTGTTACAAATACCTTATGTTCAGCTATAATATCGTATTTTGG CTGGCGGGGGCTCTCTTCATTGGTGCTGGATTTTGGGCCTGGAGTGAAAAG GGAGTACTGTTGGACCTGACACAGGTGACCAGGCAGCATGGCTTCGatccagtgtgggtggtgctggtggttggCACCGTGACCTTCACCCTGGGCTTTGCGGGCTGTGTAGGCGCACTGAGGGAAAACATATGCCTCCTTAAGTTT tttTCAGGAATCATTGTCTTAATCTTCTTCCTGGAGCTAGCCATGGCAGTGCTGGCGTTTACGTTCCAAGAACACGTGAGAGAATGGATCAATGACTTCTTTCTTCAGAATGTCAAAGCCTACCGTGATGATATAGACCTTCAGAACCTGATTGATTCATTGCAGCGAATG AACCATTGCTGTGGTGCCAAGGACCCCAATGACTGGAATCTGAATGTTTACTTCAACTGCAGCCAGGGGAACATCAGCCATcagaagagcagggagagcTGTGGAGTCCCTTTCTCCTGTTGCCTTAGTGACCCTGCT GACACCGTCGTAAACACACAGTGTGGATATGATGTCAGATCTTCTGGCTCAGTGGTGagttctttttttactttttgttttgtttga